One stretch of Ornithinimicrobium ciconiae DNA includes these proteins:
- the trpS gene encoding tryptophan--tRNA ligase — protein MTTQTDPTAYENTEDAGVGDALAASTSDASLARTIARSTQIQTEIDKDPSRFRVLTGDRPTGNLHLGHYFGTLRSRVRLQQRGVETWILIADYQVITDRDGVGPIRERVYSVLADYLAAGLDPDNTTIFTHSSVPALNQLMLPFLSLVTDSELRRNPTVKAEFEATGGRPMSGLLLTYPVHQAADILFCKANIVPVGKDQVPHLEQARVIARRFDERYGRADAAQPVFPAPEALLSEVTNLLGTDGTKMSKSKGNTIELGMDADTTAKILKKAVTDADRTITYDPVGRPEVSNLVMLAAMASDRDPHEVAAEIGDGGGGTLKKVVTEAVNEHFAPIRERRAELAADPGYLEQVLARGNARANEVAEATLDEVRTAMQMTY, from the coding sequence ATGACCACGCAGACCGACCCCACGGCATACGAGAACACGGAGGATGCCGGCGTCGGTGACGCCCTCGCCGCGTCCACCTCCGACGCCTCCCTGGCCCGCACCATCGCGCGCTCCACCCAGATCCAGACTGAGATCGACAAGGACCCGAGCCGGTTCCGGGTCCTCACCGGTGACCGCCCCACGGGCAACCTGCACCTGGGCCACTACTTCGGCACGCTGCGCAGCCGAGTTCGCCTGCAGCAGCGTGGAGTCGAGACCTGGATCCTGATCGCCGACTACCAGGTGATCACCGACCGGGACGGTGTCGGACCGATCCGCGAGCGCGTCTACTCCGTGCTCGCCGACTACCTGGCCGCCGGGCTGGATCCCGACAACACCACGATCTTCACGCACTCGTCCGTCCCGGCGCTCAACCAGCTGATGCTGCCCTTCCTGTCGCTGGTCACCGACTCCGAGCTGCGCCGCAACCCCACGGTCAAGGCCGAGTTCGAGGCCACCGGCGGGCGTCCGATGTCGGGGCTGCTGCTGACCTATCCGGTGCACCAGGCCGCGGACATCCTGTTCTGCAAGGCCAACATCGTCCCGGTCGGCAAGGACCAGGTGCCGCACCTGGAGCAGGCCCGCGTCATCGCCCGCCGCTTCGACGAGCGCTATGGCCGCGCCGACGCCGCGCAGCCGGTCTTCCCCGCACCCGAGGCACTGCTCTCCGAGGTCACCAACCTGCTCGGCACCGATGGCACCAAGATGTCGAAGTCCAAGGGCAACACCATCGAGCTCGGCATGGACGCCGACACCACCGCCAAAATCCTCAAGAAGGCCGTCACCGACGCCGACCGGACCATCACCTATGACCCGGTGGGGCGCCCGGAGGTCTCCAACCTGGTCATGCTCGCCGCGATGGCCAGCGACCGAGACCCGCATGAGGTTGCAGCCGAGATCGGGGACGGCGGCGGTGGCACCCTCAAGAAGGTGGTCACCGAGGCCGTCAACGAGCACTTCGCCCCGATCCGGGAGCGGCGGGCGGAGCTCGCGGCCGACCCCGGCTATCTCGAGCAGGTCCTCGCCCGCGGCAACGCCCGCGCCAACGAGGTCGCCGAGGCCACCCTGGACGAGGTCCGCACCGCGATGCAGATGACCTACTGA
- a CDS encoding glycerate kinase: MRVVLAAGQYAEWPGPLAASERLAAGWARHAPDDQVILAPVSDGGSGFVEVLAHALDAQPTPVVVSGPSGQEVPAQFLLHNDTTYVEAGQAAGRHLAPDVLEAVAAPPEGGAAAAVTALSALTSRGVGELINAALDTGASRIVLGCGDLASHDGGVGLLQALGAGEDLADLPAARQRLAGTTLVLAAATELPLTGFHGASAALGTEHGVPPEVTQRLEETLGLLTERVNRILPQRKDLLTGQRIRPERTDGAGVGGGVGYAAILLGAQPVVGARFVIEEIGLADVLPGALVVTGGVAYDWQSVHDGVIAEVARAALEVGAPSIVLAERVEVGRREGMSLGISGAYDPRQGEDLAGLAERVARTWSPRR; this comes from the coding sequence GTGCGGGTCGTCCTCGCCGCCGGGCAGTATGCCGAGTGGCCCGGCCCCCTCGCCGCCTCCGAGAGGCTTGCGGCGGGCTGGGCACGGCATGCTCCTGACGACCAGGTGATCCTCGCGCCGGTGTCGGACGGCGGGTCCGGCTTCGTGGAGGTGCTGGCGCACGCCCTCGACGCCCAGCCGACCCCCGTGGTCGTTTCTGGCCCCTCGGGCCAGGAAGTGCCGGCACAGTTCCTGCTGCACAACGACACCACCTATGTCGAGGCCGGTCAGGCCGCCGGACGGCACCTGGCTCCCGACGTGCTCGAAGCGGTCGCGGCGCCGCCGGAGGGCGGGGCTGCAGCGGCCGTGACCGCTCTCAGCGCACTCACCAGCAGGGGCGTCGGTGAGCTCATCAACGCCGCCCTGGACACCGGCGCCTCCCGGATCGTCCTCGGCTGCGGCGACCTGGCCAGTCACGACGGGGGCGTCGGCCTGCTGCAGGCCCTCGGCGCCGGCGAGGACCTGGCCGATCTGCCAGCCGCCCGGCAGCGCCTGGCCGGCACGACCCTGGTCCTCGCAGCCGCCACGGAGCTGCCCCTGACCGGCTTCCACGGCGCCAGCGCTGCCCTCGGCACCGAGCACGGAGTGCCCCCGGAGGTGACCCAACGGCTGGAGGAGACGCTGGGGCTGCTCACCGAGCGGGTCAACCGGATCCTGCCGCAGCGCAAGGACCTGCTGACCGGCCAGCGGATCCGCCCCGAGCGCACCGACGGAGCCGGGGTCGGCGGGGGAGTGGGCTATGCCGCGATCCTGCTCGGCGCCCAGCCGGTCGTCGGAGCCCGGTTCGTGATCGAGGAGATCGGCCTGGCCGACGTGCTCCCCGGTGCGCTCGTGGTGACCGGCGGGGTGGCATACGACTGGCAGAGCGTGCACGACGGCGTCATCGCCGAGGTCGCCCGGGCGGCGCTCGAGGTCGGCGCGCCCAGCATCGTGCTGGCCGAACGGGTCGAGGTCGGCCGGCGCGAGGGGATGTCGCTGGGCATCTCGGGCGCCTATGACCCGCGTCAGGGCGAGGACCTCGCGGGCCTGGCCGAGCGCGTGGCACGCACCTGGTCACCACGAAGGTGA
- a CDS encoding HesB/IscA family protein — MSVQDTETETTTATTAEHGVVLTAVAAEKVKSLLAQEGRDDLRLRIGVQPGGCSGLIYQLYFDERTLDGDLTSDFDGVSVVVDRMSAPYLDGASIDFADTIEKQGFTIDNPNAGSSCACGDSFG; from the coding sequence ATGAGCGTTCAGGACACTGAGACCGAGACCACCACCGCAACCACGGCGGAGCACGGCGTCGTCCTGACGGCCGTCGCAGCCGAGAAGGTCAAGTCCCTGCTGGCGCAGGAGGGTCGTGACGACCTGCGCCTGCGCATCGGCGTGCAGCCGGGCGGCTGTTCCGGCCTGATCTACCAGCTCTACTTCGACGAGCGCACCCTTGACGGTGACCTCACCTCCGACTTCGACGGTGTCTCCGTCGTGGTGGACCGGATGAGCGCTCCCTACCTCGACGGCGCCAGCATCGACTTCGCCGACACCATCGAGAAGCAGGGCTTCACCATCGACAACCCCAACGCCGGCAGCTCCTGCGCCTGCGGCGACTCCTTCGGCTGA
- a CDS encoding carbohydrate kinase family protein yields the protein MKIAVCGSIATDHLMTYQGRFADSLVADQLAKISVSFLVEDLQVRRGGIGANISFGMARLGHHPVLVGAVGEDFASYRSWLERHGVNCEHIHVSEMRHTARFVCTTDEDMAQIASFYAGAMSEARQIELGPIVTSVGGIDLVMVSPDDPEAMLRHSDECRTRGIAFAADPSQQLAVMDGASIRQLIDGATYLFTNEYEAAMTEQKTGWSAQEILERVGTRVITRGKDGASVLRLGQEPIEVPIATDVHRVDPTGVGDAFRAGFLAGLAWELPLRRCAELGSTLAGYVLETVGTQEYTFDTAHFLDRFTQAYGDQAGAEVAARMA from the coding sequence GTGAAGATTGCTGTCTGCGGGTCCATCGCCACCGACCACCTGATGACTTACCAGGGACGATTTGCCGACTCCCTGGTGGCCGACCAGCTCGCCAAGATCTCGGTCTCCTTCCTCGTGGAGGACCTGCAGGTCCGCCGCGGCGGCATCGGCGCCAATATCAGTTTTGGGATGGCCCGCCTCGGACACCACCCAGTGCTGGTCGGCGCCGTCGGGGAGGACTTCGCCTCCTATCGGTCCTGGCTGGAGCGGCACGGCGTCAACTGCGAGCACATCCACGTCTCCGAGATGCGTCACACCGCCCGGTTCGTGTGCACCACCGATGAGGACATGGCCCAGATCGCCTCGTTCTATGCCGGCGCCATGAGCGAGGCCCGCCAGATCGAGCTCGGCCCGATCGTGACCAGCGTCGGCGGCATCGACCTGGTGATGGTCAGCCCGGACGACCCCGAGGCGATGCTGCGCCACTCCGACGAGTGCCGCACCCGCGGCATCGCGTTCGCGGCCGATCCCAGCCAGCAGCTGGCGGTCATGGACGGGGCCTCGATCCGCCAGCTCATCGACGGCGCGACCTACCTGTTCACCAATGAGTACGAGGCGGCGATGACCGAGCAGAAGACCGGCTGGTCGGCGCAGGAGATCCTCGAGCGGGTCGGCACCCGGGTGATCACTCGTGGGAAGGACGGGGCGAGCGTCCTGCGCCTTGGACAAGAGCCCATCGAGGTGCCGATCGCCACCGACGTGCACCGGGTCGACCCCACCGGGGTGGGCGACGCCTTCCGCGCCGGATTCCTGGCAGGCCTGGCCTGGGAACTACCGCTGCGGCGCTGTGCCGAGCTCGGCTCGACCCTGGCCGGCTATGTCCTGGAGACCGTCGGCACCCAGGAGTACACCTTCGACACCGCCCACTTCCTCGACCGGTTCACCCAGGCCTACGGTGACCAGGCCGGGGCCGAGGTCGCCGCGCGCATGGCCTGA
- the aat gene encoding leucyl/phenylalanyl-tRNA--protein transferase, whose amino-acid sequence MPIEPPLSPWNLDLGQAQPGEDLVGVGADLAPGTLLSAYRSGLFPMGLGPRGGGVLGWWSPDPRGVLFPNDLRVSRSLRRSMTRFEFRVDTAFEEVVDGCAAPGRAGRWITPSIARAYAELHHLGWAHSVETWQDGELVGGLYGVAIGGLFAGESMFHRATDASKAALVHLVSLVSATDGLIDVQWWTEHLATLGVTEVSRTAYAQLLADARRQPLPPAFGRP is encoded by the coding sequence ATGCCGATCGAGCCGCCACTGTCTCCGTGGAACCTGGACCTCGGGCAGGCCCAGCCGGGGGAGGACCTCGTGGGAGTCGGGGCCGACCTGGCGCCCGGCACGCTGCTCAGCGCCTACCGCTCCGGGCTGTTCCCGATGGGGCTGGGTCCCCGCGGCGGCGGGGTGCTCGGGTGGTGGTCCCCGGACCCGCGCGGGGTCCTCTTTCCCAATGACCTGAGAGTCAGCCGCTCGCTGCGCCGATCCATGACCCGCTTCGAGTTCCGGGTGGACACCGCCTTCGAGGAGGTCGTGGACGGGTGTGCCGCGCCCGGACGCGCCGGGCGGTGGATCACCCCCTCTATCGCCCGGGCCTATGCCGAGCTGCACCACCTGGGGTGGGCCCACTCCGTGGAGACCTGGCAGGACGGCGAGCTCGTCGGTGGTCTGTATGGCGTCGCCATCGGTGGTCTGTTTGCGGGCGAGTCGATGTTCCACCGGGCCACTGATGCCTCCAAGGCGGCCCTGGTGCACCTGGTTTCCCTGGTCTCCGCGACCGACGGGCTGATCGACGTCCAGTGGTGGACCGAGCACCTGGCCACGCTGGGGGTCACCGAGGTGAGCCGCACGGCATACGCGCAGCTGCTCGCTGACGCCCGCCGGCAGCCGCTCCCGCCGGCCTTCGGGCGCCCGTGA